In the Desulfuromonas sp. DDH964 genome, GGTCTGTGCCAGCCTCGGTCTCGACCAGTTGGAGCGCCTCGTCGGCACCCTTTCCGGCGGCAACCGCAAACGGGTGGCGCTGGCCGGTCTGCTCCTCGCCGAACCGGAACTCCTCCTTCTCGACGAACCGACCAACCACCTCGATGCCGATACCGTCGCTGCCCTCGAAGAATTATTGCTCGCCTATCCCGGCGCGGTGATTCTGGTCACCCATGACCGCTATTTCCTCGACCGGGTCGTGACCCGCATCGCCGAAGTCGAGGCCGGCCAATTGCAGCTCTTCAGTGGCGGCTACGGTGCCTACCTGGAACAGAAGCAGGCCCAGCTCGAATCGGCCGGTCACCGCCAGGAGCGTCTCCTCAACCTGCTGCGGCGGGAGGAAGCCTGGCTGCGGCGGGGCGCCAAGGCCCGCACCACCAAGCAGAAAGCACGCAAGGACCGGGTCGCCGAACTACAGGCCCAGAAAGCCGCCCCGACCCGCGGTGATCTCGGTCTCGCCTTCGCCAGCGAACAGGGCCTCGGCAACACGGTTCTCGACTTCGACCACCTCGGGGTGGCGATCGGCGGACGTCCGCTGGTCGACGACCTCTCCTTTATCCTGCGCCGCGGCGAGCGGGTCGGCATTCTCGGTCCCAACGGCTGCGGCAAGACCACCCTGCTGCGGGTCGCTCTTGGCGAACTGGCGCCCAGCACCGGGCGGGTGGTGCTCGGCCAGAAGAGTCGCATCGGCTACCTCGATCAGGCGCGCAGCGGCCTCGACGACGGCGAGTATGTCCACGAGGCGCTCGGCGAGGGGGAGTGGGTGACGCTTCCGGGTGGGCAGAAACGGCACAAGATTGGCTACCTGGAGGACTTTCTCTTCACTCCCGCCGAGCAGAAAAAGCGCATCGTCACCCTCTCCGGGGGGGAACGGGCGCGCCTGCTGCTGGCAAAACTGATACTTGAAGGGGCCAACCTTCTGGTCCTCGATGAACCGACCAACGATCTCGATATCCCGACCCTGCAGGTGCTGGAAGGGGCGCTGGTCGAATTCCCCGGTTCCCTGCTGCTGGTCACCCATGACCGCTGGTTCCTCGATCGCGTCGCCACCGCCATTCTCCATTTCGAGGGGGGGCGGCAGGTCGTCGCCTATCCTGGGAACTATCAGGATTTTCTTAACTTTCAACGGTTGCAGGCAGAAGCCGAAGGTCCCGCTGCCGCACCGCCGCCGGTTGCGGTCGTCGAAAAGGTGCGGGAAGGGCGACCGCGGCGGGCCGGGCTCTCCTTTCGGGAGAAGCAGGAACTCGAGCAGGTCGAGGGCGCGATTGCCAACGCCGAACAGCGGCAGCGGGAGTTGGAACTCCTCCTCGCCGATCCGGGGCAGCTCGGTAACCATCAGGCGCTGGCGGCGGTGGCTGCGGAACTCGCCGGGATCGAGGCCGAACTCGAAGGCCTGATGCGGCGCTGGGAAGAGTTGGAGGCGCGCAGGAGCGGCTAGCCCGGAACCGAATTTTCCCCGACTTGGCCGTTGACAAGGGTTCGGGAAATCGTATACAGTATGCAGTATTTCGCATTCGGGAAAACCCCTGCAGGCCGCCTGGAGACGGCGCTTGAAGGGTTCTGACCCGCCCGTAAAAGGTTCATTCCTGCGCCGCCTTGGAGATACCTCCGGCGGTGGCAAACTTATGAGGAGGAGAGAGATGATCGAAACGTATTTGAAACACCAGGAAGAGCGCAATGCCCAGGGCATTCCGGCGCTCCCCTTGAACCCGGAGCAGACCAGGGAGCTCTGCGCCCTGCTGCAGAATCCCCCGGTCGGCAAGGAGGAGTTCCTCAAGGATCTCTTCAAGAACCGCATCTCCCCCGGTGTCGATCCGGCCGCCGAGGTGAAGGCCGGTTTTCTCGCCGAGATCCTTGCCGGCAAGGCGACCTCAAAGCTGATCGACAAGAAGGAAGCGGTGCAGATCCTCGGCACCATGATGGGGGGCTACAACGTCAAGCCCTTGATCGACGCCCTCAAGGATGCCGCCCTCGCCGACGAGGCCGCCTGCGCCCTCTCCGGCATGACCCTGGTTTATGATGGTTTCGACGAGGTCGTCGCCCTCGCCAAGACCAATGCCGCCGCCAAGAAGGTGCTGACCTCCTGGGCCAACGCCGAGTGGTTCACCCACAAGCCGGCGATGCCCGAGACGATCAAGGTCAAGGTCTACAAGGTCGACGGCGAGATCAACACCGATGACTTCTCCCCGGCCGGCGACGCCTGGAGCCGCCCCGACATCCCGCTCCACGCCCTCGCCATGGGCAAGACCCGCTTCCCCGACGGCAACGCCACTATCGCCAAGTTCCGCGCCGAGGGTCACCAGGTCGCCTTTGTCGGCGACGTTGTCGGCACCGGTTCCTCGCGCAAGAGTGCCTGCAACTCGGTCCTCTGGCACATCGGCAACGAGATCCCCTGCGTGCCGAACAAGAAGACCGGCGGCGTCATCATCGGTGGCGTCATCGCTCCGATCTTTTTCAACACCGCCCAGGACTCCGGCGCCCTGCCGCTGAAAATGGACGTCACCAAGTTCAACACCGGCGACGTCATCGTCATCAATACCAAAAAGGGCGAAGTGACCAATGAGGCGGGGGATATCCTCACCACCTTCGAGATCAAGCCGAACACCGTCCCCGACGAGTTCCGCGCCGGCGGCCGTATTCCGCTGATCATTGGCCGGGCGCTGACCGACAAGGCACGCACCGCCCTCGGCATGGGCGCCACTGATCTCTTCACCCTGCCGATCAACCCGACTCCCAAACCGGGCCAGGGCTACACCCTGGCGCAGAAGATGGTCGGCAAGGCCTGCGGCGTCGAAGGTGTCCTCGCCGGGACTGCCTGCGAGCCGAAGATGACCACCGTCGGCTCCCAGGACACCACCGGGCCGATGACCGCCGACGAGCTCAAGGAACTCGCCTGCCTCAAGTTCCTTTCGCCGATGTTCATGCAGTCCTTTTGCCACACCGCCGCCTACCCGAAGCCGGCTGACGTCAAGATGCACAAGACCCTCCCCGGCTTCATCGCCGAGCGCGGCGGAGTCGCCCTGCGCCCCGGTGACGGCGTCATCCACTCCTGGCTGAACCGGCTGCTGCTGCCCGACACCGTCGGCACCGGCGGCGACTCCCACACCCGCTTCCCAATCGGCATCTCCTTCCCGGCCGGCTCCGGCCTGGTCGCCTTCGCCGGCGCCATGGGCTTCATGCCGCTCGACATGCCCGAGTCGGTGCTGGTGCGCTTCAAGGGTAAATTCAACCCCGGCATCACCCTGCGCGACGCCGTCAACGCCATCCCCTACTGGGCGATCCAGCAGGGCCTGCTGACGGTGCCGAAGAAGAACAAGAAGAACATCTTCAACGGCCGCATCCTTGAGATGGAAGGTCTGCCGGAGCTCTCCGTCGAGCAGGCTTTTGAGCTGACCGACGCTGCCGCCGAGCGCTCTGCCGCCGCCGGCTGCATCCAGCTCTCCGAGGAGTCGGTCTGCACCTATCTGCGCTCCAACGTCGCCCTGATGGAGAAGATGATCGCCGAGGGCTACCAGGACCCGCAGACCCTGCAGAACCGCATCGACGCCGTCAACGCGTGGCTGAAAGCGCCGAAACTGCTCAAGGCCGACAAGAACGCCGAGTACGCCGCGGTGATCGAGATCGACCTCGCCGATATCACCGAGCCGATTCTCGCCTGCCCCAACGACCCGGACGACGTCAAGCTCCTCTCCCAGGTCGCCGGCACGCCGATCCAGGACGTCTTCCTCGGCTCCTGCATGACCAATATCGGCCACTTCCGTGCCGCCGCCGAGATCTGGCGCGGCCAGAAGTTCAACCCCGCCGTCCGGACCTGGATCTGCCCGCCGACCCGCATGGATCAGCAGCAGCTCAAGGACGAGGCGCTCTACGCGATCTACAGCGCCATGGGCGCCCGCATCGAGATCGCCGGCTGCTCCCTCTGCATGGGGAACCAGGCGCGGGTGCCGGACGGGGTCAACATGTTCTCCACCAGTACCCGGAACTTCGACGACCGTATCGGCAATGGCGCCCAGGTCTACCTAGGCTCCGCCGAACTCGGCGCGGTGACCACCAACCTCGGCAAGCTGCCCACCCCCGAGGAGTACCTGGCGGTCTACCAGGAGAAGATCGCGCCGAAGGCCGATACCATCTACAAGTACCTGCAGTTCGACGAAATGCCGGAGTTCAAGCAGACGGCTTAACTCAGCGGTGTGCCGGTTGTCGTACCGCTGGCGGCAAGACGACAAAACCCCCGCCCGGGCTATGCTTCGGGCGGGGGTTTTGTCATTGGCAGGGAGAGACGCGACCGATGGTTGCGGCCATTACGGGTTGATGGCCGGTAGCCATGCGCCCCCGGCTCCTTTCGCCGTAACGAGAGTGAATGGGGGTATGATGGTAAAATTGGAGGATTCGCAGGGATGGCAACCGGGTAGCGCGTGAGTTCCGGCTGACCATCGGCGTTTTCACAGCCCGAAGGATGTCGCGATTGGACGAATCGAGAGTTTACCTGGGGCTCATCAACCCCAAGAGCCCGGCTAACGTCGGGGCCGTGATGCGGGCCGCCGGCTGTTTTGGCGTTGCCGGGGTCTACTATACCGGTCAGCGCTACGCCCGGGCGGTCCGGTTCCAGACCGACACCAAAAATGCCGGGGAGAAGATTCCCTTGACCGGGGTGGCGAACATGGTCGATATCCTGCCGCCGGGAACCCGGCTGGTCTGTGTCGAACTGGTCGTCGGGGCGATCCCGTTACCGCAGTTCCGCCACCCGGAGCAGGCTTTCTACCTCTTCGGCCCGGAGGACGGCAGCCTCCAGCAGGAGCTGATCGACCGGGCCGATGCGGTTGTCTATGTGCCGACCGCCGGCTGTCTGAACCTGGCGGCAACGGTCAACATTCTTCTTTATGACCGGGCCGCCAAGGCGGGCCGGGTCCTGGCCGGGGACGCACTGATCCTGGAAAGCCGGGACCGCAATAACCGTCTGAAGGTAAGAGCTGAGTAGAGGATGGCCCCACCTCACCCGGAGAGGATGTAGTTCTCCAGCTGGCTGATCAGGTGCTCCTTGGCGGCGATAATCTCCTTGACCGCATCGCCGATGGAGATCAGCCCGACCAGTTTTTTATCCTTCATCACCGGAAGGTGCCGACAGCGTTTCTGGGTCATCAGTCCCAGGCACTCCTCCACGGTCTGCTCCGGTCGCACGAAAACGACCCGTTTACTCATGATTTCAGCAACCTTCGTCTCGCGGGAGGTCACCCCCCTGAGGACTACCTTGCGGGCGTAATCCCGTTCCGACAGGATGCCGATGACCTGCTCCCGCTCGACGACCACCAGGGCGCCGATCTCCTTTTCCGCCATCAGTTCGAGGGCGGCGTAGACTGTTTGGTCGGGCCGCACGGTCCACACCTCCTGACCTTTCGCCTTAACCAACTCCCGTACCGTTTTCATCCCGACCTCCTTTCCTCGTCTGATCACGTCCCGGCTCCACCAGGTTGTAGTAGAACCTTAATGGCCAGTGGCCAATTGTCAATTTGCCCTGAACTGTGCGCTGCAATCGGAAAACGCAGGGTATTCTCCCAATAAAGGTCGAAACGCTTGAGGGGGCCGTACCTGAGGGGTAGGATATAGCGCTGGCAACAACCTGCGCAGAAATGGTTATCCCTCGAGGTGCAGCTGATTTTGTAGTCTGGTTCTCCATTGCCCGGATAGAAGCATGTCGTCCTGGTTCTAGGTCTACCGCCCAGTCCGAATTCCGTCCACGCGAACCCATCAGATTGGAGGATGTCATGAAACAGTTCGAAAAAAGAGAATGGGGCTTAGCTCTCATGCTCACGGTTCTATTCCTGGCTGGTGCCGTTTTGACCACCAGTACAGTTGCTGAAGAAGTGGCTCGTCCCTCGACCGGTGGCCCCCCGGGAGAGGCCGTTCAGCTTTCCGGGGATGCCGTATCCGGGGCAAAGCTTTTTGTTGATAACTGCCTCCCCTGTCATGGCGCCGAAGGGAAGGGGGGAGTCGCGAACCCGGGGTCTGCCGATGGGACCGTTCCTCCGCTCAACCCTATTGATCAAACGATGGTGAGTCCGGATGCCAAGGTTTTTGCCACCAATATTGATCTCTTCCTGGAGCATGGATCGATTCCGGAAGGGAGCAAACCGGCCATGACCATGCCAGCCTGGGGAGCCGGCAATTTGTTGACCCAGCAGCAAATTGCCGATCTGATTGCCTATCTGATTAAACTTAATCCGGCACCTTAATAGGAGGGCGGCCAAAACCGGGGGGATTGCCGCGCCCGCCGGCGGCCATTGAGCCGCTTTTGGTTTGACACCGGCTCGCCAGACAGGCTATACAGGAAATCTTTTTTTCACCCCATCTACTTTTCCTGTTGTTGAAAGCGAGTCGTCATGATCAACCTGAAACCCGAAGTCGTCGCCCGCCTCGAGCGGGTCCTCAGTTCCGTCGAAATGCTGCTCCCCAAAGCGGTCGCTGCCGTCGACTGGGCAACCTGCACCGCTGCCAACTGGCGGCGCCACTCCTTCTCCGGCTACCTCGAGCCGGTCAAGGTGACCGACACCACCACCCTCGACGAACTCCTCGGCGTCGAGAAGCAGAAAGAGACGATGATCAGCAACACCCGCCAGTTCCTCTTCGGCCTGCCGGCCAACAACGCGCTCCTCTGGGGGTCCCGCGGGACCGGCAAGTCGTCCCTGGTCAAGGCGCTGCTCAACCAGTTCGCCGCCGAGGGGCTGCGCGTGATCCAGGTGGAGAAAGAGGACCTGATCTATCTCTCCGAAATCTTCGCCGCGGTGGAGAACGAACCGTTCCGTTTCATCCTCCTGTGTGACGATCTGACCTTCGAGGTCGGCGAACTGAGTTACAAGATGCTCAAGAGCGCCCTCGACGGATCGGTCTATTCGGCGCCGGAGAACGTCCTGATCTACGTCACCTCCAACCGCCGCCACCTGCTTCCCGAATACGAGAGCGACAAGATCGGCGGCAAGTACGTCAACGGTGAACTGCAGCAGAGTGAGGCGACCGAGGAAAAGGTCTCCCTCTCCGACCGCTTCGGCCTCTGGGTTCCCTTCCACGTCTTCAACCAGGATCGTTATGTCGAGGCGGTCCGTCTCTCGATCGACCGCGAGGCCCGCAAGCGCCAGCTCGAAATCCCCTGGACGCGGGAACTGGAACAGGAGGCGATCAAGTGGTCCCACGACAAGAGCAAGCGTTGTGGCCGCACCGCCTTCCAGTTCGCCAAGAACTATGTCGGACGCTACCTGTTACGCTTGCGGGCGGCCTGATCGGCAACGAGAGGGCAGATAGCCAGGTAAGGAGAAAGGGGGCGGTCCATCATCGGGCCGCCCCCTTTCTCTGTGGTGCGCCAGGCATGGCGCGTAGCGCCTTGACTGGCGCTGTCTGATTCACTGTGGTGGTGAATCAGTGACTTGGGGGTGCAAGTCCCCTGCGGACCCTGATGGCGGGAACCGCTAGCCGGACGGCAAGGGTGTCCATCGCGAGGTGGAATCTGAAGGAAGCCGCAGGCAAACTCCCGGCCCGACGAACAGAAACCGCATGAGGCAGTCTCATCCGGGCGAGAAGGCCACTATCTTCAAAGCCCGATAGCCATCCGGGAGGGTGGGGCTGTAGATGCGGCGGGTAGATGGGAGGAAGGTCACGCGCATTACCCTGGGAGATCTGTCGGTCTGCCTCGTGCTACCGTCACCGTAAGGTGTTGGGACGGGCCGGCAGAAGTCAGCAGAGGCCGTAGTAGCCGGAGTAACCACCCGGCAAAGGGCCGAACACGAGGCGTCGTTTCAGGAGACTCGCGTTTCGATGACGACCAGAGCAGCAGAAGTCCCGGTCGAGATACCGGGAGCCGTCCCGGAGGGCAGCGGCCGGAAGCCGCCAGAGCATGGGAGCGGTGCGTCAAACGTCACGGCAACGAGAGACCCTTCCTGGACGAAAGCGGAAAGGGGGCTGATGGAAGACGTCGTCAGCCGCCCGAACATGATGGCGGCCTTAGAGCGGGTGGAAGCCAACAAGGGCGCCCCCGGCATCGACGAGATGACGACGGGCGAGCTTCGCGGTTTTCTCAAGGAGAAGTGGCCGACCATCAGGGAAGAGTTGCTGAATGGGACGTATCGCCCCCAGCCGGTGCGGAAGGTGGAAATCGAGAAGCCCGACGGGGGAGTGCGCACCCTGGGAATCCCCACGGTGTGCGATCGGCTCATTCAGCAGGCGCTGCATCAGGTGCTGACGCCGCTATTCGATCCGGACTTCTCCGAGAGCTCCTACGGGTATCGTCCCGGACGGAGTGCCTGGCAGGCGGTTAGAGCCGCCCGTCGGCATGTGGCCGACGGCAAGCGCTGGGTGGTCGATATCGACCTGGAGAAGTTCTTCGACCGGGTGAACCACGACATCCTCATGTCGCGGGTCGCCCGTAAGGTCGAAGACAAGCGGGTATTGCTGCTCATCCGGCGGTACCTGCAAGCCGGAGTGCTCGAAGGCGGGCTTGTGTCGCAGAGGGTGGAAGGGACGCCGCAGGGTGGTCCCCTCTCACCTCTTCTGTCGAACATCCTGCTCGACGCGTTCGACAAGGAACTGGAGAGGCGCGGTCACGCCTTCTGCCGCTACGCCGACGACTGCAACATTTACGTGCAGACCAGGCGCAGCGGCCAAAGGGTCATGGCCAGTCTCACCCGGTTCCTGGAGGAGCGGCTGGCACTCAAGGTCAACGTCGCCAAAAGCGCCGTCGACCGTCCTTGGAAAAGGGTCTTTCTGGGTTACAGCATGACCTTTCACAAGAAACCCCGCCTCAAAGTGGCGGAGTCGAGAGTGAAGCGGTTCAAGGCCGGACTCAGGAAGGTCTGCCGACGGGGCAGGGGACGCAGTCTCGCTCAGGTCATCAAAGAAATCACCCCGAAGCTACGGGGGTGGGCCTCTTACTTCCGCCTGGCGGAGGTCAAAGGCATCTTCGAAGAACTGGACAAATGGCTGCGGCGGAAGCTGCGCTGCATTCTATGGCGACAGTGGAAGCGCCCCTATACCCGGGCCAAGAGGTTGATGCAGCGGGGATTGCCGGAAGCCCGGGCGTGGAAATCGGCCACGAACGGGCGAGGCCCCTGGTGGAACTCAGGGGCCTCGCACATGAATGAAGCGTATCCGACATCCTTCTTTCGCTACTTGGGGCTGATCCGCTTGACCGATCAGCACCGCCGCTTTCAGAGCGCCTTGTGAACCGCCGTGTACGGAACCGTACGCACGGTGGTGTGGGAGGACGGCGGGGGCGACCCCGCCTCCTACCCGATGCCCCTCGATCAACAGGGCCAATTCATTGCGGTTCACGATTTGACGCGGCGTGATGTGTACCTTATATTTCTATAGAACACCGTTAGCCAGGTTTCCCAGGAAGATCTTTCCGGTTCCACCCCACCAAAAGGAGAAAACGGATGAAACTGTCAAGAATCATGGTAGTAGTAGCGGTCCTTCTGCTCATGTCCGCCGGGTTGGCCTGTGCCGGCCAGGACCTGGATGCGGTCAAGAAGAAAGGCTACGTCCAGGTTGGTGTCAATGGCGGTGTCTTCGGCTTCGGCATGCCGGATGAAAAAGGGGTCTGGCGCGGGCTCGATGTCGATACCGGTCGCGCCATCGCCGCGGCGGTCTTTGGCGATGCCAGCAAGATCAAGTACACGCCGCTCACCGCCCAGCAGCGCTTCACCGCCCTGCAGTCGGGCGAAATCGACGTTCTCTGCCGCAACGCGACCCGTACCCTGACCCGGGAGACCCAGCTCGGTCTCAACTTCGTCACCGTTAACTACTATGATGGCCAGGGTTTCATGGTTCCCAAGAAACTCGGCGTGAAGAGTGCAAAAGAGCTCAGCGGGGCGACCGTCTGCGTTCTCCCCGGCACCACCACCGAACAGAACGCCGCGGACTACTTCCGCAGCAACAAGATGGACTGGAAACCGGTAGTGATCGAGGCGACCGCCGAGCTTGCCAAGACCTTCTTTGCCGGACGTTGCGACGTGCTGACCTCCGATGCCTCGCAGCTGGCCGGGGCCCGCGCCACCGCGCCCAATCCGAAGGATTATGTCATTCTTCCCGAAATCATCTCCAAGGAGCCGCTGGCTCCCGCGGTTCGGCATGGCGACGACCAGTGGCGGGATATCGTCGACTTTACCGTGCTCGCCATGATCCAGGCGGAAGAGTACGGAATCACTTCCAAGAACGTTGACGAGATGCTCAAGAGCAGCGACCCCGGCGTCCAGCGCTTTCTCGGCGTGATCGAAGGGAACGGCAAGGCCCTCGGCCTCGACGAAAAATGGGCCTACAACATCATCAAGCAGGTCGGCAATTACGGGGAAGTCTTTGAACGCAATGTCGGCAAGAATACTTCCCTCGGAATCGAGCGCGGGCTCAATGCGCTCTGGACCAACGGTGGGTTGATGTATTCGCCCCCCTTCAAGTAAGCTCGTGAGGATGGCCGGGGACACGGCAGAGCGGTGCCCCCGGCCATCCGCTGCATCGACCATGTGGCGTTCTTTCCGCGGCAAAACCTTTTCGATCGGTTTCGGACTTGACAACTCCTGCGATTGCCCCCACCGACACCTCTGCTCCACCCCGGGTTCCCTTCTGGCGTGACCCGGCGAAACGGGCGCTGGTCTTTCAGGCTGCGGCCCTGATCCTGGTCTTTGGTATCGGCTACTTTCTCTTCGTCAACACCCAGGCGAACCTTGCGCGCCAGAA is a window encoding:
- a CDS encoding ATP-binding protein yields the protein MINLKPEVVARLERVLSSVEMLLPKAVAAVDWATCTAANWRRHSFSGYLEPVKVTDTTTLDELLGVEKQKETMISNTRQFLFGLPANNALLWGSRGTGKSSLVKALLNQFAAEGLRVIQVEKEDLIYLSEIFAAVENEPFRFILLCDDLTFEVGELSYKMLKSALDGSVYSAPENVLIYVTSNRRHLLPEYESDKIGGKYVNGELQQSEATEEKVSLSDRFGLWVPFHVFNQDRYVEAVRLSIDREARKRQLEIPWTRELEQEAIKWSHDKSKRCGRTAFQFAKNYVGRYLLRLRAA
- a CDS encoding c-type cytochrome, yielding MKQFEKREWGLALMLTVLFLAGAVLTTSTVAEEVARPSTGGPPGEAVQLSGDAVSGAKLFVDNCLPCHGAEGKGGVANPGSADGTVPPLNPIDQTMVSPDAKVFATNIDLFLEHGSIPEGSKPAMTMPAWGAGNLLTQQQIADLIAYLIKLNPAP
- a CDS encoding ABC-F family ATP-binding cassette domain-containing protein, with the protein product MNVVDLQNLHKSYGARTILDQCNLAVAEGEKLGLIGRNGCGKSTLLRILAGLEEADGGQLLRKRGLVAGYLSQEPELDPEQSIRTTLEAGLGDARRHLDRLAVLADRLGGATASEAPALLDEQQQIQAWLDLHQAWNLDHKVERVCASLGLDQLERLVGTLSGGNRKRVALAGLLLAEPELLLLDEPTNHLDADTVAALEELLLAYPGAVILVTHDRYFLDRVVTRIAEVEAGQLQLFSGGYGAYLEQKQAQLESAGHRQERLLNLLRREEAWLRRGAKARTTKQKARKDRVAELQAQKAAPTRGDLGLAFASEQGLGNTVLDFDHLGVAIGGRPLVDDLSFILRRGERVGILGPNGCGKTTLLRVALGELAPSTGRVVLGQKSRIGYLDQARSGLDDGEYVHEALGEGEWVTLPGGQKRHKIGYLEDFLFTPAEQKKRIVTLSGGERARLLLAKLILEGANLLVLDEPTNDLDIPTLQVLEGALVEFPGSLLLVTHDRWFLDRVATAILHFEGGRQVVAYPGNYQDFLNFQRLQAEAEGPAAAPPPVAVVEKVREGRPRRAGLSFREKQELEQVEGAIANAEQRQRELELLLADPGQLGNHQALAAVAAELAGIEAELEGLMRRWEELEARRSG
- a CDS encoding CBS domain-containing protein, producing the protein MKTVRELVKAKGQEVWTVRPDQTVYAALELMAEKEIGALVVVEREQVIGILSERDYARKVVLRGVTSRETKVAEIMSKRVVFVRPEQTVEECLGLMTQKRCRHLPVMKDKKLVGLISIGDAVKEIIAAKEHLISQLENYILSG
- a CDS encoding amino acid ABC transporter substrate-binding protein, producing the protein MKLSRIMVVVAVLLLMSAGLACAGQDLDAVKKKGYVQVGVNGGVFGFGMPDEKGVWRGLDVDTGRAIAAAVFGDASKIKYTPLTAQQRFTALQSGEIDVLCRNATRTLTRETQLGLNFVTVNYYDGQGFMVPKKLGVKSAKELSGATVCVLPGTTTEQNAADYFRSNKMDWKPVVIEATAELAKTFFAGRCDVLTSDASQLAGARATAPNPKDYVILPEIISKEPLAPAVRHGDDQWRDIVDFTVLAMIQAEEYGITSKNVDEMLKSSDPGVQRFLGVIEGNGKALGLDEKWAYNIIKQVGNYGEVFERNVGKNTSLGIERGLNALWTNGGLMYSPPFK
- the ltrA gene encoding group II intron reverse transcriptase/maturase, whose translation is MTTRAAEVPVEIPGAVPEGSGRKPPEHGSGASNVTATRDPSWTKAERGLMEDVVSRPNMMAALERVEANKGAPGIDEMTTGELRGFLKEKWPTIREELLNGTYRPQPVRKVEIEKPDGGVRTLGIPTVCDRLIQQALHQVLTPLFDPDFSESSYGYRPGRSAWQAVRAARRHVADGKRWVVDIDLEKFFDRVNHDILMSRVARKVEDKRVLLLIRRYLQAGVLEGGLVSQRVEGTPQGGPLSPLLSNILLDAFDKELERRGHAFCRYADDCNIYVQTRRSGQRVMASLTRFLEERLALKVNVAKSAVDRPWKRVFLGYSMTFHKKPRLKVAESRVKRFKAGLRKVCRRGRGRSLAQVIKEITPKLRGWASYFRLAEVKGIFEELDKWLRRKLRCILWRQWKRPYTRAKRLMQRGLPEARAWKSATNGRGPWWNSGASHMNEAYPTSFFRYLGLIRLTDQHRRFQSAL
- a CDS encoding RNA methyltransferase; translation: MSRLDESRVYLGLINPKSPANVGAVMRAAGCFGVAGVYYTGQRYARAVRFQTDTKNAGEKIPLTGVANMVDILPPGTRLVCVELVVGAIPLPQFRHPEQAFYLFGPEDGSLQQELIDRADAVVYVPTAGCLNLAATVNILLYDRAAKAGRVLAGDALILESRDRNNRLKVRAE
- a CDS encoding bifunctional aconitate hydratase 2/2-methylisocitrate dehydratase; the encoded protein is MIETYLKHQEERNAQGIPALPLNPEQTRELCALLQNPPVGKEEFLKDLFKNRISPGVDPAAEVKAGFLAEILAGKATSKLIDKKEAVQILGTMMGGYNVKPLIDALKDAALADEAACALSGMTLVYDGFDEVVALAKTNAAAKKVLTSWANAEWFTHKPAMPETIKVKVYKVDGEINTDDFSPAGDAWSRPDIPLHALAMGKTRFPDGNATIAKFRAEGHQVAFVGDVVGTGSSRKSACNSVLWHIGNEIPCVPNKKTGGVIIGGVIAPIFFNTAQDSGALPLKMDVTKFNTGDVIVINTKKGEVTNEAGDILTTFEIKPNTVPDEFRAGGRIPLIIGRALTDKARTALGMGATDLFTLPINPTPKPGQGYTLAQKMVGKACGVEGVLAGTACEPKMTTVGSQDTTGPMTADELKELACLKFLSPMFMQSFCHTAAYPKPADVKMHKTLPGFIAERGGVALRPGDGVIHSWLNRLLLPDTVGTGGDSHTRFPIGISFPAGSGLVAFAGAMGFMPLDMPESVLVRFKGKFNPGITLRDAVNAIPYWAIQQGLLTVPKKNKKNIFNGRILEMEGLPELSVEQAFELTDAAAERSAAAGCIQLSEESVCTYLRSNVALMEKMIAEGYQDPQTLQNRIDAVNAWLKAPKLLKADKNAEYAAVIEIDLADITEPILACPNDPDDVKLLSQVAGTPIQDVFLGSCMTNIGHFRAAAEIWRGQKFNPAVRTWICPPTRMDQQQLKDEALYAIYSAMGARIEIAGCSLCMGNQARVPDGVNMFSTSTRNFDDRIGNGAQVYLGSAELGAVTTNLGKLPTPEEYLAVYQEKIAPKADTIYKYLQFDEMPEFKQTA